From a single Couchioplanes caeruleus genomic region:
- a CDS encoding LamG-like jellyroll fold domain-containing protein → MGATALRRRQIIAATTALLVVAAGGAVAGAAPALGAPAAAEGQPPKERTASTEHAALQTARSSGERVEVAPERTELSQVFAEPDGRLTYEASVVPQRVHRPDGTWADVDLRLSARSDGVIRPAASVADVRFSSGGPGPLATLVENGKTMTIGWPLGPLPPPELDADAAKYREVLPGVDLVARATPQGFTHVLVLKSAVAAQQSELKTLTFELGGDAVLQQERDGSMRAVHEGELIASASTPVMWDSRAEAVEATARRAAAADAVVMPSSTAEGPGAGAAIAELDAEITASGDLALTPDASLLASASYPVYIDPEWGKGKTRWAYATNNNTNNSDTSRARVGTDPDGRIYRSFFEFPTSTVKGKHIESAYVQMKLDHSWSCDNTWTHMFHSNAIGGTPRTSWSTKLLEHVSAAESHANEGGGCGNTAQNDMWVNFTGGDVTAMLQKTATNGKSNVTVAFSAGNESHEYETSGDRWKKFYPSNAKLVAEIDAKPGKPNGLQVAGIACTTSTIRIGTSTPTFSAIFPDADAGQSIKGTWAWYEVVDGSWLKKSSPNATSATANTRKTTGNVSGAEHGKTYAFRVLGTDPAPFSLESGWSDWCYFTVDTKGPPIKIEEVKRPSGPGLPGKYRLTTTATDATTFRWGWNEAVSNAVTPVPITGEPGVTGKYAEITVTAAKYGINVMYAQAIDSTNNKGYGSKEIPVDRPSPAVARFGLETYPGEDVAAALRDQQATLGIGGDTPLVAQADVTWAQDSRLIGGSTATLNGTTSQLATGVPVVDTTKSFSVAGWVRLTAMPTTDGYVAAQDGVGPAAFGLGVKWDSAASAYRWAFFMKDTDVQTATTRVAFPAATLTAADVGRWTHIAGSYDKEAKKIRLYVNGKLAGEADRTASPWASGRFVIGRAQNAGTGDFFARASIADIQVFDRVIVDDDFTGQLADDEFSGGVDEPGILQPVQVGQWDFNAAVDCYQAGTPGACVAPDSSAWGRRLRLTEGAAIGSGNRGWGLSVNDVHYVDDPADPKYGAATQQYGVAQRNTGTPQQPTWLDGPVLRTSDSFTVSVWVRLDDLGTTSTAVSQRGTLLSSFYLGSRSSTVNGVTAHRWEIMTADKDAATGEVYSHLIADAPLVSGDSEWTHLTMVYDAGQRKLKLYVDGKLAKSDTRTLWNAAGPLAVGRAYWSSTETTGAWTDQWRGGIDDLQVYQGAMTDVQVKLLQESQSSVEN, encoded by the coding sequence GTGGGCGCGACCGCGCTGCGCAGGAGACAGATAATCGCTGCCACGACTGCTCTGCTGGTCGTAGCCGCCGGTGGTGCGGTCGCCGGAGCGGCGCCGGCCCTAGGTGCGCCCGCAGCGGCGGAAGGGCAGCCGCCCAAAGAGCGCACAGCGTCCACTGAACACGCTGCGCTGCAGACCGCGCGATCGTCGGGGGAACGGGTCGAGGTCGCTCCGGAGCGCACCGAGCTCAGCCAGGTCTTCGCCGAACCCGATGGGCGGCTGACCTACGAAGCGTCGGTGGTGCCGCAGCGGGTGCACCGCCCCGACGGAACATGGGCCGACGTTGACCTCAGGCTGAGCGCGCGGAGTGACGGAGTGATCCGGCCGGCCGCTTCTGTGGCGGACGTACGGTTCTCCAGCGGCGGACCGGGACCGCTCGCCACGCTGGTCGAAAATGGCAAAACGATGACCATCGGCTGGCCTCTGGGCCCTTTGCCACCGCCTGAACTGGATGCCGACGCTGCTAAATATCGAGAGGTGCTGCCCGGCGTCGATCTGGTCGCCCGCGCCACCCCTCAAGGCTTCACCCATGTCCTGGTGCTCAAGAGCGCGGTGGCCGCGCAACAGTCGGAACTCAAGACGCTGACGTTTGAGCTGGGCGGCGACGCCGTCCTGCAGCAGGAGCGTGACGGTTCCATGCGGGCGGTCCACGAAGGCGAGCTGATCGCCTCTGCCAGCACACCGGTGATGTGGGATTCCCGGGCGGAGGCTGTCGAGGCGACGGCCAGGCGGGCCGCGGCTGCGGACGCTGTGGTGATGCCTTCCTCCACTGCGGAAGGTCCCGGCGCAGGGGCCGCCATCGCCGAGTTGGACGCCGAAATCACCGCGAGCGGCGACCTGGCATTGACGCCGGACGCGTCCCTGCTTGCTTCTGCAAGCTACCCGGTCTACATCGACCCGGAGTGGGGCAAGGGCAAGACCCGTTGGGCGTACGCCACGAACAACAACACCAACAACTCCGACACCTCCCGGGCACGGGTCGGCACGGACCCGGACGGGCGGATCTACCGCTCGTTCTTCGAGTTCCCCACCAGCACGGTGAAGGGGAAGCACATCGAGTCCGCGTACGTGCAGATGAAGCTGGACCACTCCTGGTCGTGCGACAACACGTGGACGCACATGTTCCATTCGAATGCCATCGGCGGGACCCCTCGAACGTCTTGGTCCACTAAGCTCCTCGAGCACGTCTCGGCGGCGGAGTCGCATGCGAACGAGGGCGGCGGCTGCGGCAACACAGCGCAAAACGACATGTGGGTGAACTTCACCGGCGGTGACGTGACGGCGATGTTGCAGAAGACGGCGACGAACGGAAAGAGCAACGTAACGGTCGCCTTCTCCGCGGGCAATGAGAGCCACGAATACGAGACATCGGGCGATCGCTGGAAGAAGTTCTATCCCAGCAACGCCAAACTCGTCGCCGAGATCGATGCCAAGCCGGGTAAGCCGAACGGTCTGCAGGTGGCCGGCATCGCTTGCACCACCTCCACCATCCGGATCGGCACGTCGACGCCGACGTTCTCCGCCATCTTCCCGGATGCTGACGCCGGGCAATCGATCAAGGGAACCTGGGCATGGTATGAGGTCGTGGACGGCAGCTGGCTGAAGAAGTCATCGCCGAACGCGACGAGCGCGACCGCCAACACCCGCAAGACGACGGGAAACGTGTCCGGCGCCGAACACGGCAAGACGTATGCCTTCAGAGTTCTCGGCACGGACCCGGCGCCCTTCAGCCTCGAGAGCGGCTGGTCCGACTGGTGCTACTTCACGGTGGACACGAAAGGTCCACCGATCAAGATCGAAGAGGTCAAGCGGCCTTCGGGGCCGGGCCTGCCCGGCAAATACAGACTCACGACCACCGCGACCGACGCGACCACCTTCCGGTGGGGCTGGAACGAAGCGGTGAGCAACGCGGTGACTCCTGTTCCGATCACCGGCGAACCGGGGGTCACCGGCAAATACGCCGAGATCACCGTCACCGCCGCGAAGTACGGCATCAACGTGATGTACGCGCAGGCCATCGATTCGACCAACAACAAGGGCTACGGCTCGAAGGAGATACCGGTCGACCGGCCGTCTCCGGCGGTGGCGCGGTTCGGCCTGGAAACCTATCCGGGTGAAGATGTGGCTGCGGCGCTCCGGGATCAGCAAGCGACCTTGGGCATCGGCGGCGACACGCCTTTGGTTGCCCAAGCCGACGTGACGTGGGCGCAGGACAGCCGGCTGATCGGCGGCAGCACGGCGACCCTCAATGGGACCACCTCGCAACTGGCCACCGGGGTCCCCGTCGTCGACACCACGAAGTCGTTCAGCGTCGCAGGTTGGGTTCGGCTCACTGCGATGCCGACGACCGACGGATACGTTGCCGCCCAGGACGGCGTCGGACCGGCGGCCTTCGGGCTCGGAGTCAAGTGGGACTCCGCTGCGTCGGCGTATCGCTGGGCGTTCTTCATGAAGGACACCGATGTGCAGACCGCGACCACCCGCGTCGCCTTCCCTGCCGCGACTCTCACGGCTGCTGATGTCGGCCGGTGGACGCATATTGCCGGTTCGTACGACAAAGAGGCCAAGAAGATCCGACTCTATGTGAACGGCAAGCTCGCCGGCGAAGCCGACCGCACCGCGTCGCCATGGGCATCCGGCAGGTTCGTGATCGGTCGAGCACAGAACGCCGGCACGGGTGACTTCTTCGCCCGTGCATCGATCGCCGACATCCAGGTGTTCGACCGGGTGATCGTCGACGACGATTTCACTGGGCAGCTTGCCGACGATGAGTTCTCCGGCGGTGTCGATGAGCCAGGCATTCTGCAGCCGGTGCAAGTTGGTCAGTGGGATTTCAACGCCGCCGTCGATTGCTACCAGGCCGGCACACCGGGTGCGTGTGTTGCACCGGACAGCAGTGCGTGGGGTCGCCGGCTGCGCCTGACCGAGGGCGCGGCGATCGGCTCGGGAAACCGGGGATGGGGCCTGTCGGTCAATGACGTGCACTATGTCGATGACCCCGCTGACCCCAAGTACGGTGCAGCCACCCAGCAGTACGGCGTCGCCCAGCGCAATACGGGCACCCCGCAGCAGCCGACCTGGCTGGACGGCCCGGTGTTACGCACCAGCGACTCGTTCACGGTATCCGTCTGGGTGCGACTGGACGATCTGGGGACGACAAGCACAGCGGTGTCCCAGCGAGGCACGTTGCTGTCTTCCTTCTACCTGGGTTCTCGGTCGTCGACCGTCAACGGTGTGACCGCGCATCGCTGGGAAATCATGACGGCCGACAAGGACGCCGCCACCGGGGAGGTCTACTCGCACCTGATCGCCGATGCACCTCTGGTGTCTGGGGATTCCGAGTGGACTCACTTGACGATGGTGTACGACGCCGGCCAGCGGAAGCTGAAGCTGTATGTGGACGGGAAGCTTGCGAAGTCGGACACGCGCACGCTGTGGAACGCGGCCGGGCCACTCGCCGTCGGCCGGGCGTACTGGTCCTCGACGGAGACCACCGGCGCGTGGACCGATCAGTGGCGTGGCGGTATCGATGACCTGCAGGTTTACCAGGGCGCAATGACCGACGTCCAGGTCAAGCTGCTTCAGGAGAGTCAGTCCTCGGTGGAAAACTGA
- a CDS encoding polysaccharide deacetylase family protein: MPPQSPDRPAPGRGSRHAATSERARFDALTGGTGGFPHVTVLEGETALGRHRRPESLADNTILRPPATQRIAGGRRATLDLSPRSRSGSEGRSAPRSKSASRNRSAGASAPGRPARGRHAKAADPLAITVRPLPAVRDAAGALRDWARADNGKPPVTGAHRAPGTLPIESWLLIGRHRQQALLATLVAVGLMLIVIPMQRGGGTDVNPINAADHAIVTTAVPAAKPPAKKPGDTPAAPAKQHDPAASEPATAAKPPAGKDTPSTAPSAAAPSAPAVLVPEGTGPAKSLRTTGNTTVALTFDDGPDPVQTPKILKLLDQYGAKATFCLVGDQVRRHPDIVRQIAAAGHTLCNHTWNHSLTIGKDKPEDIQKDLARTNEAIRAAVPGAEIPFFRAPGGNFTDRLVETAYTDGMTSLYWEVDPRDWDHPQLEDEKAHVDKVVNGVQQHVRPGSIVLSHDFNQPDTIAAYEKLLPWLTEHFTLGLPPQPKPPTAPAESAPASTDQ; this comes from the coding sequence ATGCCGCCGCAATCCCCCGATCGTCCGGCGCCGGGACGAGGCTCGCGCCACGCAGCCACGTCCGAGCGGGCCCGGTTCGACGCGCTCACCGGTGGCACCGGCGGCTTCCCGCACGTGACCGTCCTGGAGGGCGAGACCGCCCTCGGCCGGCACCGGCGCCCCGAGTCCCTGGCCGACAACACCATTCTCCGTCCACCCGCCACGCAGCGCATCGCGGGCGGGCGGCGCGCCACCCTCGACCTGAGCCCGCGATCCCGCTCCGGCTCCGAGGGCCGCTCCGCCCCACGGTCCAAGTCCGCTTCCCGGAACAGGTCCGCCGGAGCCTCCGCTCCGGGGCGGCCGGCGCGGGGCCGGCACGCCAAGGCCGCCGATCCGCTCGCCATCACCGTGCGCCCGCTCCCCGCCGTACGCGATGCGGCCGGCGCCCTCCGCGACTGGGCCCGCGCCGACAACGGCAAGCCGCCGGTCACCGGCGCCCACCGCGCCCCCGGCACCCTGCCCATCGAGTCCTGGCTGCTCATCGGCCGGCACCGCCAGCAGGCGCTGCTCGCCACCCTGGTCGCGGTCGGCCTCATGCTGATCGTCATCCCGATGCAGCGCGGCGGCGGCACCGACGTCAACCCGATCAACGCGGCCGACCACGCGATCGTCACCACGGCCGTCCCGGCCGCGAAGCCCCCGGCGAAGAAGCCGGGCGACACCCCGGCCGCACCGGCGAAACAGCACGACCCGGCCGCCTCCGAGCCCGCGACCGCCGCCAAGCCCCCGGCCGGCAAGGACACACCGTCCACCGCACCGAGCGCCGCCGCGCCCAGCGCCCCGGCCGTGCTCGTACCGGAAGGCACCGGCCCGGCCAAGTCGCTGCGCACCACCGGCAACACGACGGTCGCGCTCACCTTCGACGACGGACCCGACCCGGTCCAGACCCCGAAGATCCTCAAGCTCCTCGACCAGTACGGCGCCAAGGCGACGTTCTGCCTGGTCGGCGACCAGGTCCGGCGCCACCCCGACATCGTCCGCCAGATCGCCGCGGCCGGGCACACGCTGTGCAACCACACGTGGAACCACAGCCTGACCATCGGCAAGGACAAGCCGGAAGACATCCAGAAGGACCTCGCCCGCACCAACGAGGCCATCCGCGCGGCGGTACCCGGCGCCGAGATCCCCTTCTTCCGCGCGCCGGGCGGCAACTTCACCGACCGCCTCGTCGAGACGGCGTACACGGACGGCATGACGTCCCTCTACTGGGAGGTCGACCCCCGCGACTGGGACCACCCGCAGCTGGAGGACGAGAAGGCGCACGTGGACAAGGTCGTCAACGGCGTCCAGCAGCACGTCCGGCCGGGCTCGATCGTGCTGTCCCACGACTTCAACCAGCCGGACACGATCGCCGCGTACGAGAAGCTGCTGCCGTGGCTCACGGAGCACTTCACGCTCGGCCTGCCGCCCCAACCCAAGCCGCCGACGGCTCCCGCAGAGTCAGCGCCCGCCTCGACCGACCAGTAG
- a CDS encoding FAD-dependent oxidoreductase, whose amino-acid sequence MKLVVVGADAAGMSAASQARKLKGPDELEIVAFERGHFTSYSACGIPYWIGGAVTDRDALIAREPAAFAKAGIAVRLRHEVVAIDLDRREVVARDLEGGGERREGFDQLVYAAGAVPVTPAWARVDAEGVFGVQTLDDGTAIHAWLDREPRPRRAVVIGGGYIGVEMAEAMVRRGLDVTLLEKSPQPMSTVDPDMGERIHEAICGLGIEVRTGTHVEGLDTTNGRISAVVTPTGTFPADIVVLGLGVRPNTAMAEESGIPLGVTGGLRTDLRMRVVGPHGRVDGIWAAGDCVETVNRISGQPVHVPLGTHANKQGRVAGINLGGGYATFPGVIGTGVTKVCDLEVARTGLSSREASAAGFDFVTASVESTSRAGYYPGASSMMIKLIAERRTGMLLGGQIVGREEAAKRIDALAIAVWNRMTVEEMTALDLSYAPPFSPVWDPVLIAARKATEQVHASR is encoded by the coding sequence GTGAAGCTTGTCGTCGTCGGGGCGGACGCGGCCGGGATGTCGGCGGCGTCGCAGGCGCGCAAGCTCAAGGGACCGGACGAGCTGGAGATCGTCGCGTTCGAACGGGGCCACTTCACGTCGTACTCGGCTTGCGGGATCCCGTACTGGATCGGCGGCGCGGTCACCGACCGGGACGCGCTGATCGCCCGCGAACCCGCTGCGTTCGCGAAGGCCGGCATCGCCGTACGGTTGCGGCACGAGGTCGTGGCGATCGACCTGGACCGGCGCGAGGTCGTCGCGCGGGACCTGGAAGGCGGCGGTGAACGCCGCGAGGGCTTCGACCAGCTGGTGTACGCGGCCGGCGCCGTACCGGTGACCCCGGCGTGGGCACGCGTCGACGCCGAGGGCGTCTTCGGCGTCCAGACCCTCGACGACGGCACGGCCATCCACGCCTGGCTCGACCGCGAACCCCGGCCGCGCCGCGCGGTGGTGATCGGCGGCGGCTACATCGGGGTGGAGATGGCCGAGGCGATGGTCCGGCGCGGCCTGGACGTCACGCTGCTGGAGAAATCGCCGCAGCCGATGTCCACGGTGGACCCCGACATGGGCGAACGGATCCACGAGGCGATCTGCGGGCTGGGCATCGAGGTCCGCACCGGCACGCACGTGGAGGGGCTCGACACCACGAACGGCCGGATCTCCGCGGTCGTCACCCCGACCGGGACGTTCCCGGCCGACATAGTCGTTCTCGGTCTGGGCGTACGGCCGAACACCGCCATGGCGGAGGAGTCCGGCATCCCGCTCGGGGTGACCGGCGGCCTGCGGACCGACCTGCGGATGCGGGTCGTCGGGCCGCACGGGCGCGTGGACGGGATCTGGGCGGCCGGTGACTGCGTCGAGACCGTCAACCGGATCAGCGGGCAGCCCGTGCACGTGCCGCTGGGCACCCACGCCAACAAGCAGGGCCGGGTGGCGGGCATCAACCTCGGCGGCGGCTACGCGACGTTCCCCGGAGTCATCGGTACGGGGGTCACCAAGGTCTGCGACCTCGAGGTGGCCCGCACCGGCCTGAGCTCCCGCGAGGCATCGGCGGCGGGCTTCGACTTCGTGACCGCCTCGGTCGAGTCGACGAGCCGCGCCGGCTACTACCCGGGCGCCAGCTCGATGATGATCAAGCTGATCGCGGAGCGGCGTACGGGAATGCTCCTGGGCGGCCAGATCGTCGGCCGCGAGGAGGCCGCCAAGCGCATCGACGCGCTGGCGATCGCGGTCTGGAACCGCATGACGGTCGAGGAGATGACGGCGCTGGACCTGAGTTATGCGCCGCCGTTCTCGCCGGTGTGGGATCCGGTGCTGATCGCGGCGCGGAAGGCGACCGAGCAGGTGCATGCCTCACGCTGA
- a CDS encoding carboxylate-amine ligase, translating to MATSDTAAQATTISEEVAEEAEAQGLLTLGVEEEYLLVDAVEPRAVEAVEDVFDHLPDDLRDSVQHEYMRSQIETASPPQLALPQLYDALRRLRAGLATATEAAGARLVAVGAAPAVGPHSRVVDKPRYHRMRERFGDLSPGSGLNGMHVHVSIPDPETGVQVLNHLRPWLPILQAAAANSPLFAGRDTGYASWRSMLWERWPTVQPTPHLESHEHYLQIISDLQASGAALDEGMLYWYARLSANYPTVEIRMGDVCPTLDDTLLLAALARALVATILGDIHDGKDAPQLPYPLLTAAHWRAAHDGLEGVNIDMATREPRPTWKLMRQLFDYVRPELERHGDLEIATVLMGRLRAHGTGAARQRALLARQATVSDVVDWLALTTKSAPLGPGAQIDPSAPLDPSAPLDPSAPLDPSQPLDPSQPLDREAS from the coding sequence ATGGCGACGTCGGACACTGCGGCACAGGCGACCACGATCTCCGAGGAGGTAGCCGAGGAGGCGGAGGCGCAGGGTCTGCTGACCCTCGGCGTCGAGGAGGAGTACCTGCTCGTCGACGCGGTCGAGCCACGGGCGGTGGAAGCGGTCGAGGACGTCTTCGACCACCTGCCCGACGACCTGCGGGACTCGGTGCAGCACGAGTACATGCGCAGTCAGATCGAGACCGCCAGCCCGCCGCAGCTCGCGCTCCCCCAGCTCTACGACGCCCTGCGACGGCTGCGCGCCGGGCTCGCCACCGCGACGGAGGCCGCCGGCGCCCGCCTGGTCGCGGTCGGCGCCGCCCCGGCCGTCGGGCCGCACAGCCGGGTCGTGGACAAGCCGCGTTACCACCGGATGCGGGAACGCTTCGGCGACCTCTCCCCCGGCTCCGGCCTCAACGGCATGCACGTGCACGTCAGCATCCCCGACCCCGAGACCGGCGTGCAGGTCCTCAACCACCTGCGGCCGTGGCTGCCCATCCTCCAGGCCGCCGCGGCGAACTCGCCGCTGTTCGCCGGCCGTGACACCGGGTACGCCAGCTGGCGCTCGATGCTCTGGGAGCGCTGGCCCACGGTCCAGCCCACGCCCCACCTCGAGTCCCACGAGCACTACCTGCAGATCATCTCCGACCTGCAGGCGAGCGGCGCCGCGCTCGACGAGGGAATGCTCTACTGGTACGCGCGCCTGTCGGCGAACTACCCCACGGTCGAGATCCGCATGGGCGACGTGTGCCCGACCCTGGACGACACCCTGCTGCTGGCCGCGCTGGCCCGGGCCCTGGTGGCCACCATCCTCGGCGACATCCACGACGGCAAGGACGCGCCGCAGCTGCCGTACCCGCTGCTCACGGCCGCGCACTGGCGGGCCGCGCACGACGGCCTCGAGGGCGTCAACATCGACATGGCCACCCGCGAGCCGCGGCCGACGTGGAAGCTCATGCGCCAGCTCTTCGACTACGTGCGCCCCGAGCTGGAACGCCACGGCGACCTGGAGATCGCGACCGTGCTGATGGGCCGGCTGCGCGCGCACGGCACGGGTGCGGCCCGGCAGCGGGCGCTGCTCGCCCGGCAGGCGACGGTCTCCGACGTGGTGGACTGGCTCGCCCTGACCACCAAGAGCGCCCCGCTCGGCCCGGGAGCTCAGATCGACCCCTCGGCGCCACTCGACCCCTCGGCGCCACTCGACCCCTCGGCGCCACTCGACCCCTCGCAGCCACTCGACCCCTCGCAGCCGCTCGACCGGGAGGCTTCGTGA
- a CDS encoding DUF6412 domain-containing protein, with protein MLLLGLWAVVALPGAGTQSSHLVLGLAAVAAGLLMALVAAGVPAPARPCGPGSVAAPSRSSARPAPRFLDPDAPGRPRPRAPSAYPAAALA; from the coding sequence GTGCTGCTGCTGGGGTTGTGGGCCGTCGTCGCCCTGCCGGGCGCGGGCACCCAGTCGTCGCATCTGGTGCTGGGCCTCGCGGCGGTCGCGGCCGGGCTCCTCATGGCGCTGGTGGCTGCCGGAGTGCCCGCGCCCGCCCGGCCGTGCGGGCCCGGCAGTGTCGCCGCGCCGAGCCGGTCCAGCGCCCGCCCGGCACCCCGCTTCCTGGATCCGGACGCACCCGGGCGCCCGCGCCCTCGCGCGCCCTCGGCGTACCCCGCGGCCGCGCTCGCGTAG
- the yidC gene encoding membrane protein insertase YidC: MSVFVHAAQSVLEGIAALLAPSAGVFAAALAVVLFTMAVRLLISPLSWLQARSARRGAALAPDLAALREKHRGDPAALATETLALQRARGVSPYAALLPALAQAPFFMLMYHVVQPGAGAPTGVLAGQVFGVPLTAHLVSGLPVFAVLLALAVLLAWWSSRRVRRSMAPDAPLRRVLAGVPYLSVAAVAWLPLAAGLYLVTSTAWTAAEQVILRR, translated from the coding sequence ATGTCCGTTTTCGTCCACGCCGCGCAGTCCGTCCTCGAGGGCATCGCCGCCCTCCTGGCCCCCTCGGCCGGTGTCTTCGCCGCCGCCCTCGCCGTCGTGCTCTTCACGATGGCCGTCCGTCTGCTCATCAGCCCGCTCAGCTGGCTGCAGGCCCGTTCCGCCCGCCGTGGCGCCGCGCTGGCGCCCGACCTCGCCGCGTTGCGCGAGAAGCACCGCGGGGACCCGGCGGCGCTGGCCACGGAGACGCTCGCCCTGCAGCGGGCGCGCGGGGTGAGCCCGTACGCCGCGTTGCTGCCCGCGCTCGCCCAGGCGCCGTTCTTCATGCTCATGTACCACGTCGTGCAGCCCGGGGCGGGCGCGCCGACCGGGGTCCTGGCCGGCCAGGTGTTCGGGGTGCCGCTGACCGCGCATCTGGTGAGTGGCCTGCCGGTCTTCGCCGTCCTGCTCGCCCTCGCGGTCCTGCTGGCGTGGTGGTCGTCGCGGCGGGTACGGCGTTCCATGGCGCCGGACGCTCCGCTGCGCCGGGTGCTTGCCGGGGTGCCGTACCTGTCCGTGGCGGCGGTCGCGTGGTTGCCGCTGGCCGCCGGGCTCTATCTCGTGACCTCCACTGCGTGGACTGCGGCGGAGCAGGTCATCCTCCGGCGCTAG
- a CDS encoding carbohydrate-binding protein yields the protein MRIRRRFLAAAAASAALTAPAFVAVSAQAALPPPPSGWTQVWADDFTGAANTLPSSGNWIIDTGTSYPGGPAQWGTGETQTYTNSTTNLAQDGSGNLRITPVRNGSGQWSSARIETQRSDFKAPSGGVLRIEGRIQMPNVTGAEAAGYWPAFWALGAPYRGNYQNWPGVGEFDVMENVNGINSVWGVLHCGVNPGGPCNETLGIGANRACPGSSCQSAFHTYAFEWDRSVSPNQLRWYVDGQQFHSVTQSQVGEPHWTNMTGHNGYFLLLNVAMGGAFPNGVAGSGTPTGSTVSGRSMLVDYVAVYSRGGGGGTTPPPTTPPPTGGTRDAYGTIQAESYDAASAVAKEACSEGGEDVGWIGNGDWLQYNNVDFGTGGVRDFVARVASGAAGGVSGLIEVRIDGRSNAPIGSFALGNTGGWQSWRSVPGNVSTVSGRHTVFLTFSSGQPADFVNVNWLQFRR from the coding sequence ATGAGAATCCGTCGCCGTTTCCTCGCCGCCGCGGCCGCCAGCGCCGCCCTCACCGCCCCCGCCTTCGTCGCCGTCTCCGCCCAGGCCGCCCTGCCCCCGCCCCCGTCGGGCTGGACCCAGGTCTGGGCGGACGACTTCACCGGAGCGGCCAACACCCTCCCCAGCTCCGGCAACTGGATCATCGACACCGGCACCAGCTACCCGGGCGGCCCCGCGCAGTGGGGCACCGGGGAGACCCAGACGTACACGAACAGCACCACCAACCTGGCCCAGGACGGCTCCGGCAACCTGCGCATCACGCCGGTGCGCAACGGATCCGGCCAGTGGTCCTCCGCGCGGATCGAGACGCAGCGTTCCGACTTCAAGGCGCCGTCCGGCGGGGTGCTGCGCATCGAGGGCCGCATCCAGATGCCCAACGTGACCGGCGCCGAGGCCGCCGGCTACTGGCCCGCGTTCTGGGCGCTCGGCGCGCCGTACCGGGGCAACTACCAGAACTGGCCGGGCGTCGGCGAGTTCGACGTCATGGAGAACGTCAACGGGATCAACTCCGTCTGGGGCGTGCTGCACTGCGGCGTGAACCCCGGCGGCCCGTGCAACGAGACCCTCGGCATCGGCGCCAACCGGGCCTGCCCCGGGTCCAGCTGCCAGTCGGCCTTCCACACGTACGCGTTCGAGTGGGACCGCAGCGTCAGCCCCAACCAGCTGCGGTGGTACGTCGACGGCCAGCAGTTCCACTCGGTCACCCAGAGCCAGGTCGGTGAGCCGCACTGGACCAACATGACCGGGCACAACGGCTACTTCCTGCTGCTCAATGTGGCGATGGGCGGCGCGTTCCCGAACGGTGTCGCGGGCTCCGGCACCCCGACGGGCTCGACCGTGTCGGGTCGGTCGATGCTCGTCGACTACGTCGCCGTCTACAGCCGCGGTGGCGGTGGCGGTACGACCCCGCCGCCGACCACCCCGCCGCCGACGGGCGGGACCCGGGACGCGTACGGCACGATCCAGGCCGAGTCGTACGACGCCGCCTCCGCGGTGGCGAAGGAGGCGTGCTCGGAGGGCGGCGAGGACGTCGGCTGGATCGGCAACGGCGACTGGCTGCAGTACAACAACGTCGACTTCGGTACGGGCGGCGTCCGCGACTTCGTGGCCCGGGTGGCCTCGGGCGCGGCCGGGGGGGTCAGCGGCCTGATCGAGGTGCGCATCGACGGCCGCAGCAACGCGCCGATCGGCTCGTTCGCCCTGGGCAACACCGGCGGCTGGCAGTCGTGGCGGTCGGTGCCGGGCAACGTGTCCACCGTGTCCGGTCGGCACACCGTCTTCCTGACTTTCTCGAGTGGCCAGCCCGCCGACTTCGTGAACGTCAACTGGCTGCAATTCCGCAGGTAG